The DNA window CTATTTTTATAGGAGTATTCTGAACTTAGGAGGGGATAATAATGAAAAAAATTTTAAAAACAATAATTATTGGAATATTAACTGTGTCGATTGCAACAGGTTGTGTGAGATTCAGTAAAGAGGATAAAGAAACTAATGCCCCAAAAGAATCTTCTTATAAAGTCTTTAGTGAATGGATTGGGAAGAAAGGGATAGATAGTATTAAAATTAACACATCGAAAAATAATGTCAAAATTTATTATCATGATAATGAGACGGTTTTAATACAAGGAAGATACAAAGGGAATTATAAGTATTTTATAGAAAATAATTTGTTAAATATTACTGCTTTCGCAGAGGAATTAGGTGATAATAGCCTTAATGTATATCTTCCTAATAAAGTATATAAAAATATAAGTCTGGAAAACAGAGATGCAACTTCTAAAATATTTGTAAATGTAGAAAATTTAATCATTAGTAGTAATGATGAGGTTGTAGTTGATGAAGCTGAGATAGGTAATCTTAAAATCGCTACTGATAATAAAAAGGTACAGATTACAAAGGATACTATAAATAAAGCGATTATTGAAACTAAAAATAATACAAAAATTATAGTAGACCAAACTAAAGTGAATTCTATGAATATGGTAACGGATTCTGGTGATATATTTGCTAAGATAATAGGTAATAAAGAAGATTATCAAATTAATTACAGCAAGAATACAACAGCTGCTAAGGAAAGACAAATAACAGCAATTTCAAATAAAGGAAAAGTTGAAATTAGTTTTATTTAGAATAGTAAAATAGTAAAAAAAGAGATGGATTTTAATAAGTCCATCTCTTTTTTTTAAAATTTCCCATTTTTTATGAAATTTTCTATTTTTCTTCTATCTGTATCGCTCATTCGAATATGTCTATTTTTTAATTCTCTTGAATTATGTTTTCTGGTTATTTTAGAGACATTTTGTTTTCTATCTTTTAACTCTTTTATAAACATGTGACAATCTCTTAGAATAGCTCCGTACCCAAGAGTAGTATCACGCTCATCGTTATCATCACTCACAACTATAATATCCACAAAGTGATCGATTCTTAATTCTCGGGTTTTTCTTTCTATCCATTGATCAGCACGTTCCCCAGTTTTTGTATAAACTATACTGATAGGTGGCTCTTCTTTTATATATTCTTTTGCACGAGTTAGATAGGCATCAAATACACAGTAGACGATGTAATTATTTCCTCCTGCATATTCACGTAACATGTCGATTAGAATATCACGTTCAGTAGGGAAGGTAGAGCTTTTTATTAAGTTATATTCCTTCATACGAAAAAGTAGATTATAACCATCAATAAATAAATATTGTTTTTTCATAAAAAAGCCTCCTTTGTAAGTTTAATTAATTACTTTCCTCATATCAACATGCTCAATACCCGCATCTAAATATATTTTATTATTAACTCGGTTGTAACCTAATGATTCATAGAATTTTTCGGCTTGAATTTGAGCACTCAATTCTATAATTACTTCTCTTTTTAAAATGTTTTTTGCAATAGTTTCGCAGCCAACGATAAGCTTACGACCGATACCTTTTCCACGATATTCTTTATCAATAACAACGCGTCCGATGTGAATAACATCTTTATCCATATCGATAAGACGTGCGACTCCAATAAGATTATCGTCATGAAAATATCCAATATGAACTGTATTATCACTATAATCTTTGTCATCTAATTCTAGTTCAATAGGAACATTTTGTTCTTTAACAAATACTTCAATACGCAGAGCAAAACCAAGTTCTAATTCTTCTTTATTCTTTAAAATTTTAATCATTAGACTTAATTCTTTCGTACATTATTATACCAGCTGCTACAGAAGCGTTTAAGCTTTGGATTTTCCCTAACATTGGTAGGTGATATAAGAAATCACATTCGTTAGTAACAACTTTACTCATACCTTCACCTTCGTTACCGATTACGATAGCTAAAGGTACATCTTTTGCAATTTTTGTATAATCTTCAGAACGTTCTGCTAGTGTAGTTCCAGCAATCCAGAACCCTTTTTCTTTTAGTTTTTTAATAGCATCAGTTAGGTTTGATACGCGAATAACGGGCATATGTTCAATCGCTCCTGCAGATGCTTTAACTGCAGTTTGGCTAACCACAGCAGCACGACGTTTAGGGATTATTATAGCTTTAACACCACTAGCCTCAGCAGTTCTAATTATCGCTCCAAGATTATGTGGATCTTCAATATGATCTAAAATTAGTAGGGTAGTATCCTTATTAATTTCTAGGTTATTTACTACTTCATCAAGTTCAAAGTAAGAGTATGGTGCAACATAAGCGATAACCCCTTGGTGACGTTCAGTAGTAGAATTATCTAGTTTACGTTTTGGAACTTCTTGACAAATGATTTTTTTCTCATTAGCAATAGCAAAAATAGATTTTAATCTTCCTTTTTCAATACCTTCTTGGAACAAAATTTTATTAATTTCGCGTCCTGATTTAATAGCTTCAAGTATAGCGTTACGACCAGCAATTACTTCTTTATCTAAATCCACCTCAGGAGTTTGGACTTGAGGTTTTTGTTCTTTGTTTTTTAGTCTTAATTCTTTATAGTGTTTATTGTTTTTCTTCATATAGTCTAATTATGTAGTTAAACATTTCCTCCAATCTTTCAAAGTTTTTTTCTAAATATAAATAACCGAATACTGCTTCTAAACCTGTAGCAAGTTTATATTCCATAATACTTGCGTTCTTTGCTTTAGAGTTGTTTTTTTGATTTTTTGCACGGTTATAAATTTTTTCTTCTTGTTCTGTTAATATACTATTATTTAGTATGTTTTCCATAAAACTTGCTTGTGCTCTTGCTGATACGATTGTAGATACTGTTTTATGAAGATCATTTATTTTTCCTAAGTGATTTTTCATAACGTATTCTCTACTCATAATATCATAGATGCTGTCTCCGATATAGGCAAGGGTTAGTGCTTGCATTTGATTAGGGTTAGCGAAGTTTTTTTCAGTAAATTTAAAAATTATATTTTTTTCCATCGTACACCTTGTTTAGTATCTTCTAAGATAATTCCTTGTTCTTTTAAGTCATCACGTATTTTATCAGCTAAGGCGAAATCACGATTTTTACGAGCTTCTTCACGTTCAGATATTAAACTTTCGATGTGTTCACTATCAAGTGTATTATCTTCTTTTACGCTTATTCCAAGAATAGAACTATAAGTTTCAAATGCAGCGTTGATTAGCTCTAGAGTTTCTTTGTTTACAGCTTCTTTTGCTGTGTATGAATTAGATATTCTCACAATTTCATACCATGAAGAAAGTGCATTTGCTGTGTTGAAATCATCTTGCATATATTCTTCAAATTTGTTTAACTCTTCTGTAACTAATGCTACAACATCTGTATCTAGTTTTTCATCAGACATATCATTATTTAATCTGAATTGTAAGTTTTGATAAGAAGTTTTAATTTTTTCAAAGTTTGTTTTTGCAAGTTCAATATTTTCTAATGTATAGTTAATTGGAGTTCTGTAGTGAACTGTTAGCATGAATAAGCGCAGCACCATTGGATCTATTTCTGCAATAATATCTTTTACTAAGCGAAAATTACCTAAACTTTTACTCATTTTAACATTATCAATATTAATAAATGCATTATGCATCCAATAGTTGCTGAACGGTACATGATTGTGACATTCAGATTGTGCTATTTCATTCTCATGGTGAGGGAATGTTAAGTCTTGTCCACCAGCGTGGATGTCGATTGTATCACCTAGAGTTTCTTTTGCCATTACAGAACATTCAATATGCCAACCAGGGCGACCTTCTCCAAATGGACTATCCCATTTAACTTCTCCAGGTTTAGCTTTTTTCCATAATGCGAAATCTAGAGGATCTTCTTTATGTTCACCAACTTCAATACGAGCACCACTAATTAGATCATCGATAGATTGTTTACTTAATTTTCCGTAGTCTTCTTTTTTACGTGTTCTGAAATAAACATCACCCTTAGCTTCGTATGCAAATCCTTCTTCA is part of the Gemella haemolysans ATCC 10379 genome and encodes:
- a CDS encoding NYN domain-containing protein encodes the protein MKKQYLFIDGYNLLFRMKEYNLIKSSTFPTERDILIDMLREYAGGNNYIVYCVFDAYLTRAKEYIKEEPPISIVYTKTGERADQWIERKTRELRIDHFVDIIVVSDDNDERDTTLGYGAILRDCHMFIKELKDRKQNVSKITRKHNSRELKNRHIRMSDTDRRKIENFIKNGKF
- a CDS encoding GNAT family N-acetyltransferase, which gives rise to MIKILKNKEELELGFALRIEVFVKEQNVPIELELDDKDYSDNTVHIGYFHDDNLIGVARLIDMDKDVIHIGRVVIDKEYRGKGIGRKLIVGCETIAKNILKREVIIELSAQIQAEKFYESLGYNRVNNKIYLDAGIEHVDMRKVIN
- the rlmB gene encoding 23S rRNA (guanosine(2251)-2'-O)-methyltransferase RlmB, translated to MKKNNKHYKELRLKNKEQKPQVQTPEVDLDKEVIAGRNAILEAIKSGREINKILFQEGIEKGRLKSIFAIANEKKIICQEVPKRKLDNSTTERHQGVIAYVAPYSYFELDEVVNNLEINKDTTLLILDHIEDPHNLGAIIRTAEASGVKAIIIPKRRAAVVSQTAVKASAGAIEHMPVIRVSNLTDAIKKLKEKGFWIAGTTLAERSEDYTKIAKDVPLAIVIGNEGEGMSKVVTNECDFLYHLPMLGKIQSLNASVAAGIIMYERIKSND
- a CDS encoding Mini-ribonuclease 3, with amino-acid sequence MEKNIIFKFTEKNFANPNQMQALTLAYIGDSIYDIMSREYVMKNHLGKINDLHKTVSTIVSARAQASFMENILNNSILTEQEEKIYNRAKNQKNNSKAKNASIMEYKLATGLEAVFGYLYLEKNFERLEEMFNYIIRLYEEKQ
- the cysS gene encoding cysteine--tRNA ligase, with the protein product MIKLYNTLTKQKEILKTIEENKVRMYVCGPTVYNYIHIGNARPIIVFDVVRKYLEHSGYEVDFISNFTDVDDKIIKASNEEGISTSELTEKYITAFFKDYDALGCKRATKNPRVTEYMQEIINFIAKLVEEGFAYEAKGDVYFRTRKKEDYGKLSKQSIDDLISGARIEVGEHKEDPLDFALWKKAKPGEVKWDSPFGEGRPGWHIECSVMAKETLGDTIDIHAGGQDLTFPHHENEIAQSECHNHVPFSNYWMHNAFINIDNVKMSKSLGNFRLVKDIIAEIDPMVLRLFMLTVHYRTPINYTLENIELAKTNFEKIKTSYQNLQFRLNNDMSDEKLDTDVVALVTEELNKFEEYMQDDFNTANALSSWYEIVRISNSYTAKEAVNKETLELINAAFETYSSILGISVKEDNTLDSEHIESLISEREEARKNRDFALADKIRDDLKEQGIILEDTKQGVRWKKI